The Deltaproteobacteria bacterium genome segment CCAGGTCGCCGGGGTTGAGCTTCTGGGGCAGGCTCATGCCGATGGTGGCGTTGGCGACGAGGCTGTCGAAGCGCCAGGCGCCGTGCCAGCCGCTGGCGGTCGCCTCCTGGGTGCTGGGCGAGAGCGTGCCCGGCGGGAAGTCCACCTCGGGGAAGGTGGTGTCCACGGTCATCTTGAAGTTGCGGACCTCGCCCGTGCCGCGGGTGAGCTCGTAGCGCCAGGTGTCGGTCCCGCGCGAGCGATAGCTGATGGTGAAGCTGCGCTTCTGGTTCGGCGCGAAGCGCGTGGTGAAGCTCGCCCCTGAATCGTTGAAGCTGGCGGCGAGCGGCTGGCCCTTGTCGTCGGTCACGTGGAAGGCGTCGAAGATCGCGTTTCGCTGCTCGAGAGGAAACAAGATGGTTACATCGCGCTCGACGTTGGTCGGATTGGTGAACGTGTACGTCGCCTGAAGATCAGCGCCGTAGGTGGCGAACCAGAGCAGACCTTTTCGGCGCTGATCGAGCGTGAGCGCCGCGTGCGCGTCCGTCCCCGTCAGCGCGACGGGATAGGTGACGACCACCTGCCGCAGCTCCTCGCGCTCCACCTGGCGGCCGTTCTCGGTGACGGTCACCAGCTGCCGCTGCGGCTCGACCTGCGAGTACGTCGCCGTCGGCGCCTGCTGCACGCCCGGCGGTCCCCAGAGGAGGTGCACCTCGTCGAGGAGGGAGCTGCTCATGCCTCCCGAGCGACTGATGATGGTCGTGCCGAGGATGACCCAGGCGATCGCGCAGCCCAGCCAGATGAAGCCAATGCCCAAGAGCTTTTTCATGTGCGCTCGAGGCTGCAAGCCCGGGACCTTCGCGGCGGCGTTCGACTTTCGCGCACTTGCGCGCGTGGGCTGCGTCCGGCGGGCCGCGGTGTGGCTGCGCTTCCGCTGTCAGAGCGCGTCCCACTCCAGGCCAAGCTGGCCCGCGGGCAGCCACGAGACCTGCGCGGCGTGGAGGTAGTAGCTGGCGCCGCCGTAGACCTCGAGGTCCGCGGTCAGAAAGAGCCGATGGCTGAGCGCGAAGCGCACGCCCACGCGCGGGCCCAGCTCGAGCACCGGTCCGGCGAACGTCGAAGCGTCGCGTCGGCCGACGATGAAGCCGGGGCCTGCCTCGAGGGCCACGAAGAGCCGCGCGCGCGACGCCTCGGCCCCGAGCCGCAGCTGCAGGTGCACGGCGACGTCGGTCTCGCGGGCGGCGCTCTCGTTTCCAAAGCGCGACTCCGCCACGAGCCCGATGCCGCTCGGATGCGGGTTCTCGATTCCCAGGCGCAGCGCGACCAGGTTTCCGGAGTTGCTCTCGAAGCCGCGCGCGA includes the following:
- a CDS encoding inner membrane CreD family protein codes for the protein MKKLLGIGFIWLGCAIAWVILGTTIISRSGGMSSSLLDEVHLLWGPPGVQQAPTATYSQVEPQRQLVTVTENGRQVEREELRQVVVTYPVALTGTDAHAALTLDQRRKGLLWFATYGADLQATYTFTNPTNVERDVTILFPLEQRNAIFDAFHVTDDKGQPLAASFNDSGASFTTRFAPNQKRSFTISYRSRGTDTWRYELTRGTGEVRNFKMTVDTTFPEVDFPPGTLSPSTQEATASGWHGAWRFDSLVANATIGMSLPQKLNPGDLAAKITFFAPVGLLFFFFVVAVLSTAARKEIHPLNYFLFGCAFFAFHLLFAYLVDHVAVGPAFAISSAVSIFLVVTYARLFVGWRFALREMALSQLIYLVLFSFTFFWTGFTGLAITIGAILTLFVVMQITGRVSWREVMQAPPQPTAATR